The genomic stretch GCCGCAAGCGGTCTTCCTCGAGCTTGCGCGCGGTGATTTCCTGGATCGTGCCGGTCAGCTGGTAGGGCACGCCGTGGCGGCTCTGGGCGTGCCCGAGCACGCGCACCCACATCATCCGGTGCGAGGGGTGATTGACCCGCACCTCGATGTCCAGCGGCGTGCCGTCGCGTGCGGTACGCGCCACCGCGGCGTCGAGCCGTGGCCGGTCGCCCGCCACCAGCATCGGCGTCAGCCCGTCGGTCCCCACCGGATCGGCTGGATCCCGGCCGAGCAAGCGATACAGCGCGTCGGTCCAGTACAACTTGCGTTGCTTGAGGTCGAAGGTCCAGCCGCCGATGCGTGCCAGCGCCTGCACCTCGTCGAACAACTCGGCGGCGCGCTTCAGCTCGGTGACGTCGCTGAACAGCGAAATCAGCTGGAACGGGCGCTCCTCGCCATTGCGGAACTGCGGCACTACGCTGATCGACACCCAACGGCCAATGCCGCTGCTGCGCTCGACCAGGCCGAGCACCGTGGACTCGACCTGCTCGCCGGTGCGCACCGCACGCAATACCGGGTTGTCGGCCCATTCGATCGCTTGCCCGTCGCCGTCGTACAAGTCCCAGGTGGCCAGGCTGATTCTCGAATCGAGCACGTCCGACGGCAGTCCCAGGATGCGTTCGGCGGCCGCGTTCAGCGACAGCACCCGGCCGTCTCCGTCATGCACGATGACGCCCTTGTCGACAGCGCCAAGCAGCGCGGCGTAACGCTCCTCGCTGGCGCGCAGCTCGCGCTCGGCGCGCAGGCGTTCGCTGATGTCGCGGGCGATCGCCACCACCAGCTTGCGATCCTCCTCGTAATAGGCACGTGAGTGCACCTCGACCGGGATCAGTTTGCCGCTGCTGTTGGTGTTGGTGGTCTCGACGATGGTGCTCTGCGCCACGTCCAGCGAGTCCCAGATCCGGTCCATGTGATCAGGTGGCAGGCTGGGATTGAGGTCATGCACCTTGCGCTTGCGCAGTTCCTCGCGCGACCAGCCAAACAGGCGTTCGGCGGCGTGGTTGGCGTCGACAATGTCGCCGTTGCGATCGATCAGCGTGATGGCGTCCGGGGCAGCGTCGAACACGCCGCCATAGCGCGAGACCGCCGAGCGACCAAGGCGCAGAAGTTCGCCGATGCGGCGCGCGATCTCGGCCAGGTCCTCGGCCCCGAGGCCTCCCTGCTCAGCCTTGCTGCGGAGGTCCACGAGCCAATCGAGCAGGCCGCGCGCGATGCCATCGACCGCGGTGCGCCGGGAGACGAAGGACGATCCGGTCGACATCGAAGCATCCACGACCTGCGCGCTGGACTGACGCGTAGGCTATCCCGAATCGATCCCCGGGGGCGCGGGTCGTGACGACAAAATCCTGCGGATCAGGTCGGGTCGCGCCAGGCGCGACCGACTTTGCTGCCGGTCTCGCGCCCCAGTTCCTCGCTGATCCAGCGCCCGGTGGCCACCAGGCGGCCGAGGTCTATCCCGGTCTCGAGGCCCAGTCCGTGCAGCAGGTAGACCACGTCCTCGCTGGCGACGTTGCCGCTCGCACCTGCCGCATACGGGCAGCCGCCGAGGCCGGCGACCGAGGCATCGACCACCCGCACGCCGGCTTCCACGCAGACCAGCACATTCGCCAGCGCCTGGCCCCAGGTGTCATGGAAATGCACCGCCAGGGCCGCCATCGGCACCTCGGCCGCGACCGCGCGAAGCATCGCGCGTGCCTTGCCCGCGGTGCCCACGCCGATGGTGTCGCCAAGCGAGATCTCGTAACAGCCGGCCTGGTGCAGGCGCGTCGCCACGCGCACCACATCGCCCAGCGGCACCTCGCCCTGGTAGGGGCAGCCGAGCACGGTCGACACATAGCCGCGCACCTTGACGCCGTCGGCGCGCGCGCGTTCGATCACCGGCAGGAAGCGCTCGATCGACTCATCGATGCTCGCATTGATGTTGCGCCGGCTGAAGGCTTCCGAGGCCGCGGCGAACACCGCCACCTCACGCACACCGACCGCGCGCGCGCGCTCGTAGCCTTGCAGGTTCGGCACCAGCACCGGAAAGGCGACACCTGTCCGCGCCTCGATGCTGCGGTAGACCTCGGCCGCGTCCGCCATCTGCGGCACCCACTTCGGGCTGACGAAACTGGTGGCCTCGACGGTCCTATGTCCGGCTGCCACGAGGCGTCGGATCAGTTCGATCTTGGTCGCGGCAGGCACCTGCCGCGCTTCGTTCTGCAGGCCATCGCGAGGTCCGACTTCGACCAGGCGGATCAGGTTGTCGCTCATGGGCTTGGGGCGGGTGGGCGTTGATCCCGGATGGTGGGGATTGGCGCGCGGGAGTGCAAGGGTTGCCGGACGCGATCTCAGCCGCTGCGCCAGCGCACCGGCACCCACCACAGGGTCAGGACAACGGCGAGCCCGAACACCGTGTAGACCCATGCAAGGACGTCCAGCGAAGCCTCGACGAACACCAGTTCGGCGAGCCAGTGGGCGATGAACTGGTCGCCGTGGTCGGCCTGTCCGGCGGCGCGCCGCAACTCGGCTTCCCAGACCGTCAGTGGGCACAGCTGGTCCAGCCAGGTCTGGGCAACCACGAAGACGATGAGTGCGAGGTGCGTCAGGCGAAACCACGGGCGACGCACCCACGCCCAGGTACGCCATGCGCCGATCCAGGTCAGGGGCAGTGCGAACACAATGAAGGCGATGATGAATGCATGGCCGACCAGGATCAGATCGGCCAGCAGCGCGGGACTCATGCGGCCTTGCGCGCGGGACGTCGGCGCGAGGGGGGGTGGGCGGGCCGCTGCGGCCGCGGCCATGGCCGCCTCGATGGCATCGATGTCCTTGACCACATCCGCCGTCAGCACCTCCGGACCGTTGCGCGTGACCAGCACATCGTCCTCGATACGCACGCCGATGCCGCGCCAGCGCGCGGGGACATCCTTCAGATCCGGCGAGATGTACAGGCCAGGCTCGACCGTCATCACCATGCCCGGCTCGATCAGCCTGGGCTGGCCGTCGATGCGGTAGTCGCCGACGTCATGCACATCCAGGCCGATCCAATGGCCGGTCTTGTGCATGTAGAAATCCTTGTAGCGCTCGTCCTTCAGGTTCTTCGCCAGCGAGCCCTTCAGCAGGCCAAGCCGGATCAGGCCTGCGGTCAAGGTCTTCACCGCGGTGTCGTGGACATCATTCCAATGACGCCCGGGGCGCGCCTGATCGATGGCGGCAATCTGCGCGTCCAGCACCAGTTGATAGATCGCACGCTGCTCCGGGGAAAAGCGGCCGTTGACCGGGATGGTGCGCGTGATGTCGCTGGCGTAGCACGCAAATTCCGCGCCGG from Rhodanobacteraceae bacterium encodes the following:
- a CDS encoding EAL domain-containing protein, with the translated sequence MSTGSSFVSRRTAVDGIARGLLDWLVDLRSKAEQGGLGAEDLAEIARRIGELLRLGRSAVSRYGGVFDAAPDAITLIDRNGDIVDANHAAERLFGWSREELRKRKVHDLNPSLPPDHMDRIWDSLDVAQSTIVETTNTNSSGKLIPVEVHSRAYYEEDRKLVVAIARDISERLRAERELRASEERYAALLGAVDKGVIVHDGDGRVLSLNAAAERILGLPSDVLDSRISLATWDLYDGDGQAIEWADNPVLRAVRTGEQVESTVLGLVERSSGIGRWVSISVVPQFRNGEERPFQLISLFSDVTELKRAAELFDEVQALARIGGWTFDLKQRKLYWTDALYRLLGRDPADPVGTDGLTPMLVAGDRPRLDAAVARTARDGTPLDIEVRVNHPSHRMMWVRVLGHAQSRHGVPYQLTGTIQEITARKLEEDRLRRQAQTDPLTGLLNRDTILANLATALAGTDGHPGPALLYVDLDRFKVVNDLLGHSAGDRLLVAAARRLSATLPTSVQIARFGGDEFLVLMPDAPNDESVWHLAEQIRSAFAEAFRHAGEDFVITPSIGIARYPSDGLNAQQLLNHADVAMYEAKRRGRNTWQMFSPALALQLKERLLIETQLRRAIENEEFHLVYQPKIDLVDGRVIGAEALLRWRSRVLGDLPPDTFIPIAETSGDIVRIGAWVLDQACRQLREWHDGGLMLGHVAVNVSFRQFLGEHFERSVRGSLEASGLPAHSLELEMTERALIEDAPATEHTLDRLRELGVAISIDDFGEGYSALGYLRRLPIAGIKISHNFMHGVPSNPTDAKLCEAILQMARALDLSVVAEGVETDEQRDFLLQLGARYAQGFYFSRPLPPADFERFVRERMDG
- a CDS encoding hydroxymethylglutaryl-CoA lyase: MSDNLIRLVEVGPRDGLQNEARQVPAATKIELIRRLVAAGHRTVEATSFVSPKWVPQMADAAEVYRSIEARTGVAFPVLVPNLQGYERARAVGVREVAVFAAASEAFSRRNINASIDESIERFLPVIERARADGVKVRGYVSTVLGCPYQGEVPLGDVVRVATRLHQAGCYEISLGDTIGVGTAGKARAMLRAVAAEVPMAALAVHFHDTWGQALANVLVCVEAGVRVVDASVAGLGGCPYAAGASGNVASEDVVYLLHGLGLETGIDLGRLVATGRWISEELGRETGSKVGRAWRDPT
- the pepP gene encoding Xaa-Pro aminopeptidase encodes the protein MSVSTAEHRRRRRQLMELAGEGAIVIVPAAPERIRNNDAHYPYRQDSDLVYLTGFEEPESVLVLVPGRQAAESILFCRERDRAREQWDGPRLGPEQAPAALQVDDAFPIADIDDILPGLVEGRERVYYHFGRDSEFDLRVLGWINRVRAEVRRGARAPHEIIALGFLLHELRLFKSRGEVQLMRRAAQIAAEAHTRLLAICQPGMTEFEIEAEILHTFRRHRAVPAYEPIVAGGANACVLHYRANQCELKDGDLLLVDAGAEFACYASDITRTIPVNGRFSPEQRAIYQLVLDAQIAAIDQARPGRHWNDVHDTAVKTLTAGLIRLGLLKGSLAKNLKDERYKDFYMHKTGHWIGLDVHDVGDYRIDGQPRLIEPGMVMTVEPGLYISPDLKDVPARWRGIGVRIEDDVLVTRNGPEVLTADVVKDIDAIEAAMAAAAAARPPPLAPTSRAQGRMSPALLADLILVGHAFIIAFIVFALPLTWIGAWRTWAWVRRPWFRLTHLALIVFVVAQTWLDQLCPLTVWEAELRRAAGQADHGDQFIAHWLAELVFVEASLDVLAWVYTVFGLAVVLTLWWVPVRWRSG